The Fodinibius salicampi genome window below encodes:
- the rplD gene encoding 50S ribosomal protein L4: protein MKLPIYTTEGKDSGNKAELADSIFDIEPNETVIYEDVRRYMANQRQGTANTKERGEVRGGGRKAYRQKGTGQARRGSIRSPLLKGGGTVFGPKPRDYSFSISKKSHKLARKSALSIKASEDALKIVDDFSFDVPKTRKVVDILKGLEVENDKVLILTAETDVTVYKSARNIPNVEVLEANKPTTYQILDADIILIQESAVEVLQGSIEPVEEVEA from the coding sequence ATGAAGCTTCCGATTTATACAACTGAAGGAAAAGATAGCGGTAATAAGGCTGAATTAGCCGACTCAATATTTGATATTGAGCCCAATGAAACCGTTATCTATGAAGATGTTCGCCGCTATATGGCGAATCAGCGACAAGGTACTGCAAATACAAAGGAACGAGGTGAGGTTCGAGGCGGTGGGCGTAAGGCGTATCGCCAGAAAGGAACTGGCCAGGCACGACGTGGTTCCATTCGTTCTCCTCTCTTAAAAGGAGGTGGAACAGTTTTTGGACCGAAGCCCCGGGATTATTCGTTTAGTATTTCGAAAAAATCTCACAAGCTTGCTCGGAAGTCAGCTTTATCTATCAAGGCATCGGAGGATGCTCTTAAAATAGTAGATGATTTTAGTTTCGATGTTCCGAAGACCCGTAAAGTGGTTGATATTTTGAAGGGACTTGAAGTTGAAAATGATAAAGTGTTGATTCTAACGGCAGAAACAGATGTTACTGTTTATAAATCGGCACGAAACATTCCGAATGTTGAAGTATTGGAAGCAAATAAACCCACTACTTATCAGATATTAGATGCTGATATTATTTTAATTCAAGAAAGTGCGGTTGAAGTTTTACAAGGATCTATTGAACCTGTTGAGGAGGTTGAAGCATGA
- the rplC gene encoding 50S ribosomal protein L3: protein MSSGLIGKKVGMTNIFDDNGRNYAVTVIEVDPCVITQIKTEESNGYKAVQLAAFDKKEKNVSKPVLGHFKKAGVKPKQYIKEFRNFIPEGFDVGDELNIEDVFSVGDEVDVVGVSKGKGFTGVMKRYNFKGVGEATHGQHNRQRHPGSIGQASDPSRVFPGMKMAGRSGNERAKIKNLTIAKIFPESNLMMVTGSVPGPNGRFVEIYN, encoded by the coding sequence ATGAGTAGTGGTTTAATAGGAAAAAAAGTTGGAATGACCAATATATTCGATGACAATGGCCGGAATTACGCGGTTACTGTTATCGAAGTTGATCCATGTGTTATAACACAGATCAAAACTGAAGAATCTAACGGCTATAAAGCGGTGCAACTAGCTGCTTTTGATAAGAAAGAAAAGAACGTATCTAAGCCGGTATTAGGTCACTTTAAGAAAGCGGGTGTAAAGCCAAAACAGTATATAAAAGAGTTTAGGAACTTTATTCCTGAAGGTTTTGATGTTGGCGATGAGCTTAACATTGAAGATGTCTTTAGCGTAGGCGACGAAGTTGATGTCGTTGGCGTTAGCAAAGGAAAAGGATTTACCGGAGTTATGAAGCGTTATAACTTTAAAGGAGTAGGTGAAGCTACTCACGGACAACACAACCGTCAGCGGCACCCCGGTTCTATTGGTCAGGCCTCAGATCCTTCTCGCGTTTTCCCGGGCATGAAAATGGCTGGACGTAGTGGGAATGAACGAGCTAAAATTAAAAATTTGACGATAGCAAAGATTTTTCCTGAGTCAAATTTGATGATGGTTACAGGCTCTGTTCCGGGACCAAATGGACGGTTTGTAGAAATTTACAATTGA
- the rpsJ gene encoding 30S ribosomal protein S10, which produces MATQQKIRIKLKSYDHNLIDKSAEKIIQTVKSTGAVVSGPIPLPTKKNIITVLRGPHVNKKAREQFEYRSHKRLIDILSTGSQTVDALMKLELPSGVDVEIKV; this is translated from the coding sequence GTGGCTACACAACAAAAAATCCGAATAAAACTTAAGTCGTACGATCACAATTTGATTGACAAATCGGCTGAAAAAATAATTCAGACGGTTAAGTCGACAGGAGCTGTGGTGTCAGGACCGATACCGCTCCCGACAAAGAAGAATATAATTACTGTGCTTCGAGGTCCTCATGTAAATAAGAAAGCACGGGAACAATTTGAGTATCGCTCACATAAGCGATTGATTGATATCTTATCGACTGGTTCTCAAACCGTCGATGCATTGATGAAGCTGGAGTTGCCCTCTGGTGTGGACGTAGAAATTAAAGTGTAA